A single region of the Sorghum bicolor cultivar BTx623 chromosome 9, Sorghum_bicolor_NCBIv3, whole genome shotgun sequence genome encodes:
- the LOC110430002 gene encoding uncharacterized protein LOC110430002, with amino-acid sequence MAEATKKAEMKKKAELVKMADGSETTKVAAVSASMSPGKRGHNARTQARNSRGQSARIAYLVDSDDSGHHVDPPKERTRQASRVGKMKAAATSTKGAKGASSSAPKKRVSVSPKPMSKSMLSAAKRRSILRPMTLKTLLMFLDVRDYVLQLILLRRI; translated from the exons ATGGCGGAAGCGACCAAGAAGGctgagatgaagaagaaggcggaGCTCGTGAAGATGGCGGACGGGTCGGAGACGACGAAGGTGGCGGCAGTCTCGGCGAGCATGTCACCCGGGAAGCGCGGCCACAACGCGCGTACTCAAGCGCGTAACTCCCGCGGCCAGTCCGCACGCATCGCGTACCTCGTGGACTCCGACGACTCCGGCCACCATGTGGATCCGCCAAAGGAGCGCACCAGGCAGGCTTCTAGGGTTGGAAAGATGAAGGCGGCGGCCACAAGCACGAAGGGAGCCAAAGGAGCATCGTCCAGTGCACCGAAGAAGAGGGTTTCGGTTTCCCCCAAACCGATGTCCAAG AGTATGTTGTCAGCAGCGAAGAGGAGGAGCATTCTGAGACCTATGACACTGAAGACCCTTCTGATGTTTCTGGACGTTCGGGACTACGTGCTGCAATTGATTCTGCTAAGGAGGATATGA